A single Biomphalaria glabrata chromosome 2, xgBioGlab47.1, whole genome shotgun sequence DNA region contains:
- the LOC106063842 gene encoding uncharacterized protein LOC106063842, which produces MASLCFEMNRSNNAKVKLCSKIHHVPAAMMCVFLYILQASVLDYYLINFINILYIYFLVADLFVLHTLVVSIIFGRTKMVRQRSAELAQTRMMVSLSWVSWLLININTSAKIIIIIEYNAWPVEKDPSFFGPNVFKTAIALSSCIFLFLLATQHDAPLGSDRRTYISDLTDTVVFDILDTVDILEVFFDKEDRARLWKGLDKIILAEATLNLILPAVPLITLSRTHFGLDKPKRPMMHFHQFLVVLVVNLPNLLTRMLLWHGMSLDISPFTLKNIILIGIAMYEFYEHKKEKLEDSRLISLEIGDRNYQQKNVKRRNLGSLPDQTTKPRSKVPEISIELEEPKIYTQVPRVSLV; this is translated from the coding sequence ATGGCTTCACTGTGTTTTGAGATGAATAGGAGCAACAATGCCAAGGTTAAGCTGTGCTCCAAGATTCATCACGTTCCAGCGGCCATGATGTGTGTTTTTCTCTACATCTTGCAGGCATCTGTTCTAGACTACTACCTTATTAATTTCATCAATATCTTGTATATCTACTTCCTGGTGGCAGATCTCTTCGTCCTTCATACTCTGGTAGTCAGCATCATCTTCGGACGCACCAAGATGGTTCGGCAGAGGTCTGCGGAGCTGGCACAGACTCGAATGATGGTCAGCTTGTCTTGGGTCTCCTGGCTACTCATTAATATTAACACAAGTGCCAAGATCATAATCATTATCGAATACAACGCCTGGCCTGTAGAGAAAGACCCTTCCTTTTTTGGGCCCAACGTCTTCAAAACCGCCATCGCTCTAAGTAGCtgcatctttctctttctgttggCCACACAGCACGACGCTCCCCTGGGAAGTGACAGGCGGACCTACATCTCAGATCTAACGGACACTGTCGTCTTCGATATTTTAGACACCGTGGACATCCTGGAGGTTTTTTTCGACAAAGAGGACCGAGCACGGCTTTGGAAAGGGCTGGATAAGATTATTCTGGCGGAAGCGACCTTGAACCTTATTTTGCCAGCTGTTCCTCTTATCACTCTCAGTCGAACCCACTTCGGGCTGGACAAACCAAAAAGGCCGATGATGCATTTTCATCAATTTCTGGTGGTGCTGGTGGTCAACCTCCCCAATCTTCTGACCAGGATGCTTCTCTGGCATGGTATGAGCTTGGACATCTCTCCATTCACGCTCAAGAACATCATACTGATCGGCATAGCCATGTACGAGTTTTATGAGCACAAGAAGGAAAAACTGGAGGATTCAAGGCTGATCTCTCTAGAGATTGGAGATAGGAACTATCAGCAGAAGAATGTTAAGAGACGGAATCTAGGCTCCCTACCAGACCAGACCACAAAGCCACGTTCTAAAGTGCCAGAAATTAGCATAGAGCTGGAAGAGcctaaaatatatacacaagtTCCAAGAGTGAGTTTGGTTTAA